In Megalopta genalis isolate 19385.01 chromosome 16, iyMegGena1_principal, whole genome shotgun sequence, the following are encoded in one genomic region:
- the LOC117218909 gene encoding uncharacterized protein LOC117218909 gives MSEEVKKLVRQRTSFKAQLTRFSNSLNSEDWDLEKLEKREEKLEQLFTSFCNIQLEIETLEDNPECSDYIKDMKHKLPSLLESTVSLNSIPASSLVKVPSLLPKIQIKPFDGSYMEWNSFHDMFLNLVHENESIPAENAEILLSTARIVILDKNNREHHCRVLLDPGSQSNFITEKLANTLGLNLHAINMPVTGLGNTSNSIRYCAKSTIKSRIASFSENVTFLVLPSITGRLPSRHVDRSGIPIIPEFNKPTAIEALLGEYLFYKLLCVGQIRLPNGRSAKCHLANHDLNDQVANFWKIKECPSEKHFSVEEKACEQHFQENTYRDEQGKMALKRFYTLENHLESQPELNQQYKEFINEYLQLEHMSLVKQYRVDEGFYLPHHAVLKTTSSTTKLRVVFDASAKSSSGISLNDTLLVGPTIQDDIFQLITRFRTHNYVLTADIEKIFRQVRIHATNAKFEKILWRNSKDDTVQTYQLDTVTYAEDEGQALPLAADALKHDFYVDDLITGANTVSQAAQLRDELIVLLRLGGFNLRQWTSNEETLLQACNEQKSMNWSHVPTKDNPADYISRGQMTDKFIHNLAWLYGPEWLVRDEDTWPNMSLPTIEIPEKRKSCVAYCLRFKELELNKGNHKGSLSVIELRIALERIIKRTQAQTFHSEFEQLKAKGPLDKRNKLINLNPFLDDKGIIRVGGRLRNADIKYAQRYPIILPKSHPVTTLIIQFEHQQTLLSGIQGALNAVRQRYWPVDGKNMTHHIIRKCVRCFKAKPTGPPDYLMGNLPRDRLVATRPFENTGVDYCGLLFMKEKRFRNQKRLKVYVAVFICFVTKSVHLELVSDLTTEAFLAALNRLFSRRGRSKNIYSDNARNFIGAKNEIAELLTLVRSRDHDDQVARHLANEGIVWHCSPPRSPHFGGLWEAVVKSFKHHLIRTVGDTLLTYEQLNTYVVQIEGTLNSRPLTPLSSDPNDQQSLTPVHFLIGESFTSLPEHDFTTIATNRLSLWQHIQRIKQHFWTRWHKEYLNELSIRNKWKIGASDAIKVDMLVLLRHETLPAMRWPLGRIMEIHPGHDGVVRVATIKTANGLYKRSVKKLCPLPTQVA, from the exons ATGTCGGAGGAGGTAAAAAAGCTTGTAAGGCAGCGTACATCGTTCAAGGCGCAATTGACAAGATTCTCCAATTCTTTAAATTCGGAAGATTGGGATCTTGAAAAACTTGAGAAGCGCGAAGAAAAATTAGAGCAGCTATTTACAAGCTTTTGCAACATTCAATTGGAAATTGAAACTCTGGAAGACAACCCAGA GTGTAGCGATTATATTAAGGATATGAAACATAAATTACCATCCCTTTTGGAGAGTACAGTCTCGTTAAATTCTATACCCGCGTCATCGCTAGTCAAGGTACCGTCTCTGTTGCCAAAAATtcaaattaaaccatttgatggaAGCTACATGGAGTGGAATAGTTTCCACGACATGTTTCTCAATTTGGTGCATGAAAACGAATCTATACCCGCC GAAAATGCAGAAATTCTGTTATCCACAGCACGAATTGTGATTCTGGATAAGAACAACAGGGAACATCATTGCCGCGTACTACTCGATCCCGGTTCTCAATCGAATTTTATCACAGAAAAACTCGCAAATACTTTAGGTTTAAATTTGCACGCGATCAATATGCCAGTTACGGGACTCGGGAATACTAGTAATAGTATTAGATATTGCGCAAAAAGCACTATTAAATCTAGAATAGCCAGCTTCTCGGAAAACGTAACGTTTTTAGTATTACCGTCAATAACGGGTCGTCTACCCTCTCGCCACGTAGATCGGTCAGGTATACCCATTATACCGGAATTCAATAAACCAACAGCTATTGAAGCTCTGCTAGGAGAATACCTCTTCTACAAGTTATTATGCGTAGGACAAATCAGGCTACCTAATGGGAG GAGCGCTAAGTGTCATCTGGCCAACCACGATCTCAATGATCAGGTTGCAAATTTTTGGAAGATAAAGGAATGTCCAAGTGAAAAGCATTTTTCCGTCGAAGAGAAGGCATGCGAGCAACACTTTCAGGAGAATACGTATCGCGATGAGCAAG GTAAAATGGCATTGAAACGATTTTATACTCTTGAAAATCACTTAGAGAGTCAGCCTGAATTAAACCAACAATACAAAGAATTCATCAATGAATATCTGCAGTTAGAACACATGTCGCTCGTGAAACAATATCGCGTAGATGAAGGATTTTATTTACCCCATCACGCTGTGCTAAAAACCACTAGCAGTACAACAAAGCTACGGGTCGTATTTGATGCGTCAGCTAAATCCTCTAGTGGAATATCCCTCAATGATACACTGCTAGTAGGACCTACAATACAAGATGACATTTTCCAATTAATCACTAGATTTCGAACACACAATTATGTGTTAACGGCAGATATAGAGAAAATATTTAGACAAGTTCGAATTCACGCAACTAATGCAAAGTTCGAGAAGATTCTTTGGCGCAATTCTAAGGATGATACCGTCCAAACTTATCAATTAGATACCGTGACTTATG CCGAGGACGAAGGTCAAGCTTTACCCTTGGCAGCGGATGCTCTGAAACACGACTTTTACGTGGACGACTTGATAACTGGAGCAAATACTGTCTCACAAGCAGCTCAGCTTAGAGACGAGTTAATAGTATTGCTTAGATTAGGCGGTTTTAATCTTAGACAATGGACCTCCAATGAGGAAACCCTACTTCAAGCCTGCAACGAACAAA AATCTATGAATTGGTCACATGTACCCACAAAGGACAACCCTGCGGATTACATTTCTCGAGGGCAAATGACCGACAAATTTATTCACAACTTAGCCTGGCTTTATGGCCCTGAGTGGTTGGTTCGGGACGAAGATACCTGGCCCAATATGTCATTGCCTACCATAGAGATTCCGGAAAAACGGA AGAGTTGTGTGGCTTATTGCTTGAGGTTTAAAGAGTTAGAATTAAACAAGGGTAATCATAAGGGTAGTCTCTCCGTAATAGAATTACGCATAGCGCTCGAGAGGATTATAAAACGAACGCAAGCTCAGACTTTTCATTCGGAATTCGAACAGTTGAAAGCAAAAGGGCCCCTCGATAAACgtaacaaattaattaatttaaacccTTTCCTCGATGATAAGGGTATAATTCGTGTAGGTGGTCGGTTGAGAAACGCCGACATCAAGTATGCACAAAGGTATCCCATAATACTACCCAAATCGCATCCAGTCACCACACTGATAATTCAGTTCGAACACCAACAAACCTTGCTTTCTGGCATACAAGGGGCACTAAATGCGGTCAGGCAGCGGTACTGGCCAGTTGATGGCAAAAATATGACACACCACATAATTCGCAAATGTGTGCGATGCTTCAAGGCTAAACCGACAGGTCCGCCTGACTACCTGATGGGCAACCTTCCCCGCGATCGGCTCGTAGCGACTCGACCGTTTGAGAACACCGGCGTAGACTATTGCGGTCTATTATTTATGAAAGAGAAACGATTTCGCAACCAAAAACGCCTCAAGGTGTATGTAGCAGTGTTTATTTGTTTCGTGACAAAGTCTGTACATTTAGAATTAGTTAGTGATTTGACCACAGAAGCCTTCCTCGCAGCATTAAATAGACTTTTTTCAAGACGAGGCAGATCTAAAAATATCTACTCCGACAATGCTAGAAATTTTATTGGTGCAAAAAACGAGATCGCAGAGCTATTGACGTTAGTAAGATCAAGGGATCACGATGATCAAGTTGCGCGACATCTAGCTAACGAAGGAATAGTATGGCACTGTTCACCACCCAGGTCACCCCATTTTGGTGGTTTATGGGAAGCTGTTGTGAAGAGTTTCAAGCACCATCTAATAAGAACCGTTGGAGACACTTTGTTGACGTATGAACAACTAAACACGTACGTAGTTCAAATTGAAGGCACCCTCAATTCTCGTCCCCTAACACCCCTTTCGTCCGATCCAAACGATCAGCAATCGTTAACACCTGTTCACTTCCTAATCGGTGAGTCATTTACTAGTCTGCCTGAACATGATTTCACGACTATTGCGACGAATAGGTTATCTCTGTGGCAACATATACAGCGTATTAAACAACACTTTTGGACGCGCTGGCATAAAGAGTACTTAAACGAATTAAGTATTCGTAACAAATGGAAGATTGGAGCCTCCGATGCGATCAAGGTGGACATGCTGGTACTCCTTCGACACGAAACGCTACCAGCGATGCGATGGCCGTTGGGGCGGATCATGGAGATCCATCCGGGACATGACGGTGTTGTAAGGGTAGCGACCATTAAAACCGCGAATGGACTGTACAAAAGAAGTGTAAAGAAACTGTGTCCTTTACCAACTCAAGTAGCTTAA